In Myxocyprinus asiaticus isolate MX2 ecotype Aquarium Trade chromosome 3, UBuf_Myxa_2, whole genome shotgun sequence, the following proteins share a genomic window:
- the LOC127427950 gene encoding uncharacterized protein LOC127427950 produces MSCLYRTVVCILLMCMVCKSCSSSLGHRGPFSNSLRLTRTIRARVQQLLSRYKQQLFGDELFENRELMVRTIPAVTVNYQTWIHMKDIERLRLASCHLQTFWTHLEYQRQQLERERDEMKDRREQKRGKRGRPQPTLCQSFMGLQIDLRDLMRQVNSQLISLSITQDPESTSTKSPILRLLHSTPTPNASIRHPTVRSTPTSSRKLQTSFHTDTPCSSTHFTTESTSTSSNMKLPYSGLSTKPEKTSVGVTVTPRPPKPTQTSTVSDSRGSLLSVDNQQTTALSSGLSRWVQHLRGYVILRDLEQYLSRLARDYTVLQAKY; encoded by the exons ATGTCTTGTCTGTATCGGACTGTTGTATGCATCCTCCTGATGTGTATGGTGTGTAAGAGCTGCTCTTCTTCTCTTGGCCACAGAGGGCCCTTCTCCAATTCACTGCGACTAACCCGCACTATTCGCGCCCGTGTGCAACAACTGCTGTCTCGATAC aaacagCAGCTTTTTGGTGACGAGCTCTTTGAAAACAGAGAACTGATGGTGCGCACAATACCTGCTGTCACTGTCAATTATCAGACCTGGATACACATGAAG GACATTGAGCGTTTGCGTTTGGCCTCTTGCCATCTCCAAACCTTCTGGACTCATCTGGAATATCAGCGGCAGCAacttgagagagagagggacgaGATGAAAGACAGAAGAGAGCAGAAAAGAGGCAAGCGAGGAAGGCCCCAGCCCACCTTATGTCAAAGTTTTATGGGTCTACAAATAGATCTGCGGGATCTAATGAGACAAGTCAACTCTCAG TTGATCAGTCTAAGTATTACACAGGACCCTGAGTCTACATCCACAAAATCCCCAATTCTACGTCTCCTGCACTCCACTCCAACTCCGAATGCCAGCATCCGTCATCCCACAGTACGCTCCACTCCAACCAGCAGCAGGAAGCTCCAGACTTCATTTCACACTGATACTCCCTGCAGTTCCACACACTTCACCACAGAATCAACCTCAACATCCTCCAACATGAAGCTTCCATACAGCGGACTGTCAACAAAGCCTGAAAAGACCTCTGTGGGTGTCACAGTGACCCCTAGACCCCCAAAACCCACCCAGACATCAACAGTCTCTGATTCCAGAGGAAGCCTGTTGTCTGTGGACAACCAGCAGACAACAGCTCTATCTTCAGGGTTATCCCGTTGGGTTCAGCATCTGAGAGGGTATGTTATACTGAGAGATCTAGAACAGTACTTGAGCAGATTGGCACGAGATTACACAGTGCTCCAAGCTAAATACTGA